The Coraliomargarita parva genome contains a region encoding:
- a CDS encoding inner membrane CreD family protein produces the protein MKYKKLTFTSLLAIGLIYLCVGVAWFLLGGAISFRTSDRSGPLAREVVQSWGPELRQMHPEAWYQAPSGQEGGQAVRIESSDIDVKFQFEPVRKGLLWYRSYAMQFQANYRIPNPTPIAQTVYVSFRLPSADASYNGFRFDLEGSESDDVIPKQGLITQVVVIPAESSVPLVVAYETRGLNRWDYSLGNAPRVRDFKLSMTTDFAKIDFPVGTASPTSRQRQGKGWALAWDYPDVIGAQPIAMDMPKVLNAGPVASRISFFAPVSLLFFFAVLLILGSVSGINLHPMNYFFLAAGCFAFQLLFAYTVDIFPLHFCFLLSAAVSIALVCGYLHAVAGKRLTRIALPAQLIYMILFSYSFFFDGLSGLTITVGAIGTLAVLMIATAKVDWSEVFVFRRARKVGFPPPMPEV, from the coding sequence ATGAAATACAAAAAACTGACATTCACATCACTGCTCGCCATCGGCCTGATCTACCTCTGTGTGGGGGTGGCTTGGTTCCTCCTCGGCGGGGCCATCAGCTTCCGGACCAGTGACCGTTCCGGTCCTCTGGCCCGCGAAGTCGTTCAGTCATGGGGGCCGGAGCTGCGGCAGATGCACCCGGAGGCCTGGTACCAGGCCCCATCGGGTCAAGAGGGCGGGCAAGCCGTACGGATCGAGTCGAGCGATATCGACGTGAAGTTCCAATTCGAGCCCGTCCGTAAGGGCCTGCTCTGGTACCGCAGCTATGCGATGCAGTTCCAAGCGAACTACCGCATCCCGAATCCCACGCCCATCGCGCAAACGGTCTATGTGTCCTTTCGGCTTCCCTCGGCGGATGCCAGCTACAATGGCTTCCGTTTCGACCTGGAAGGCTCGGAGAGCGACGATGTGATTCCGAAGCAGGGCCTGATCACGCAGGTGGTGGTCATTCCTGCGGAGAGCTCGGTCCCGCTAGTCGTGGCCTATGAAACGCGCGGCCTGAACCGCTGGGACTATTCTCTCGGCAACGCGCCGCGGGTGCGTGATTTCAAGCTGTCGATGACGACGGATTTCGCTAAGATCGACTTTCCCGTCGGCACCGCCTCGCCCACCAGCCGTCAGCGGCAGGGCAAGGGATGGGCCCTGGCCTGGGACTATCCGGATGTGATCGGTGCACAGCCCATAGCGATGGACATGCCCAAAGTCCTGAATGCGGGGCCGGTGGCCAGCCGGATCAGTTTCTTCGCCCCGGTGTCGCTGCTCTTCTTTTTTGCCGTGCTCCTGATTCTTGGATCTGTATCCGGAATAAACCTACATCCGATGAACTACTTCTTCCTCGCCGCCGGTTGTTTCGCTTTCCAGCTCCTCTTCGCCTACACTGTGGATATCTTTCCCCTGCATTTCTGCTTCCTGCTTTCGGCTGCGGTTTCGATCGCACTGGTCTGCGGCTACCTGCATGCGGTGGCGGGCAAGCGCTTGACACGCATCGCGCTTCCGGCGCAGCTGATCTACATGATCCTGTTCAGCTACAGCTTCTTCTTTGACGGGCTGAGCGGGCTGACGATTACGGTGGGGGCCATCGGTACGCTGGCCGTCCTGATGATTGCGACGGCGAAGGTGGACTGGTCGGAGGTCTTTGTTTTCCGCCGGGCCAGAAAGGTCGGCTTCCCGCCCCCGATGCCGGAAGTATAG